One window of the Hoplias malabaricus isolate fHopMal1 chromosome Y, fHopMal1.hap1, whole genome shotgun sequence genome contains the following:
- the LOC136678118 gene encoding tripartite motif-containing protein 59-like, whose protein sequence is MDNLEEDLTCSVCYSIFVDPRVLPCSHTFCKGCLENVLQVSANFSIWRPLRLPLKCPNCRSVVELPPNGVDALPVNVCLRAIIEKFQRDGQPRAPTCPEHPRQPLNVYCVQDCKLICGFCLTIGEHHGHAIDDLQTAYIKERDTPAKLVESLTDKRWQEVCTLVEHLEQEKARYEGLVRQDREAVVQFFQGLDRLLAKKKGEFMKALDTVNMRLSCAYDPLIEKLKDMKEEQIDLISLSSCVGEEESPLAFLEKVHHLRQRVDALTQMALPEIPLLQISPRVEDFLGEQWANVTIGKLEDGPVPKISCHLKGCSTNRTTHSISGRTWFRFQSFTSIAFLLMLLLLLLLLWWNPVGGASLGFSILSQISQAAKNLAAELTIPLHGSGTFLYCMFRDVSLKFSTYISALGESTYQHVAFFFKKIQLC, encoded by the coding sequence ATGGATAACCTGGAAGAGGACCTCACTTGCTCCGTTTGTTACTCAATCTTCGTCGACCCAAGGGTGCTGCCTTGCTCCCACACTTTCTGCAAAGGCTGCCTAGAGAACGTGCTCCAGGTTTCTGCCAACTTCTCCATTTGGCGGCCACTACGGCTCCCGCTCAAGTGCCCCAACTGCCGAAGTGTGGTGGAATTGCCACCCAATGGTGTGGATGCTCTCCCAGTCAATGTTTGTTTGCGCGCCATTATAGAGAAGTTCCAGCGTGACGGTCAGCCTCGGGCTCCGACCTGCCCTGAACATCCTCGCCAACCTCTGAACGTTTACTGTGTACAGGATTGCAAGCTCATATGTGGCTTCTGCTTGACCATTGGTGAACATCACGGGCATGCAATCGATGACCTACAGACGGCATACATTAAAGAGCGAGACACTCCAGCCAAACTTGTTGAAAGTTTGACAGACAAGCGTTGGCAAGAAGTTTGCACGTTGGTTGAGCATCTAGAGCAAGAAAAAGCTCGATATGAAGGGCTGGTGCGTCAAGATCGCGAAGCAGTCGTGCAGTTCTTCCAAGGATTGGACCGTCTTCTTGCTAAAAAGAAAGGGGAGTTCATGAAAGCTCTAGATACAGTGAATATGCGTCTTTCCTGTGCCTATGACCCTCTGATCGAAAAACTGAAGGATATGAAAGAGGAACAGATTGATCTAATATCTCTGAGCTCATGTGTTGGAGAAGAGGAGTCTCCCCTTGCATTTCTGGAGAAGGTACACCACTTGAGGCAGAGGGTGGATGCTTTAACCCAGATGGCACTTCCAGAGATCCCCTTGCTCCAAATTTCACCGCGTGTGGAGGACTTCCTTGGAGAACAGTGGGCTAACGTGACTATCGGGAAGTTGGAAGATGGCCCAGTTCCAAAAATCTCCTGCCACTTAAAAGGGTGCTCCACAAACAGGACGACACACTCCATATCAGGCCGAACGTGGTTCAGGTTTCAATCTTTCACATCCATTGCGTTTTTGCTGATGCTACTGTTGCTGCTTCTGCTTTTATGGTGGAACCCTGTGGGTGGAGCTTCCCTTGGTTTTTCTATTTTATCACAGATTAGTCAGGCCGCCAAAAACCTCGCAGCAGAACTGACCATTCCTCTCCACGGATCAGGGACATTCCTCTACTGCATGTTCCGTGACGTAAGCCTTAAATTCAGCACATATATTTCTGCTCTGGGGGAGagcacctaccaacatgtggccTTCTTTTTCAAAAAAATTCAGTTATGCTAA
- the LOC136678231 gene encoding importin subunit alpha-3: protein MNDNEKLDNQRLKNFKNKGRDLETMRRQRTEVVVELRKNKRDEHLLKRRNVPHEDICDDSDVDGDYRSQNTSLEAIVQNATSDNQGIQLSAVQAARKLLSSDRNPPIDDLIKSGILPILVHCLDRDDNPSLQFEAAWALTNIASGTSEQTQAVVQSNAVPLFLRLLHSPHQNVCEQAVWALGNIIGDGPQCRDYVISLGVVKPLLSFISPSIPITFLRNVTWVMVNLCRHKDPPPPMETIQEILPALCVLIHHTDVNILVDTVWALSYLTDAGNEQIQMVIDSGIVPHLVPLLSHQEVKVQTAALRAVGNIVTGTDEQTQVVLNCDALSHFPALLTHPKEKINKEAVWFLSNITAGNQQQVQAVIDANLVPMIILLLDKGDFGTQKEAAWAISNLTISGRKDQVAYLIQQQVIPPFCNLLTVKDAQVVQVVLDGLSNILKMADDEAETIANLIEECGGLEKIEQLQNHENEDIYKLAYEIIDQFFSSDDIDEDSSLVPEAIQGGTYGFNSSANVPAEGFQF, encoded by the exons ACTATGAGGAGACAGCGAACAGAGGTGGTGGTTGAACTCAGAAAG AATAAAAGAGATGAACACCTGCTGAAGAGAAGAAATGTGCCGCATGAGGACATCTGCGACGACTCTGATGTTGATGGAGATTACAGATCG CAAAACACCTCTTTGGAAGCAATAGTTCAA AATGCAACCAGTGATAACCAAGGCATCCAGCTGAGTGCTGTCCAGGCCGCCAG GAAACTTCTGTCAAGTGATCGCAACCctccaatagatgacttgataAAGTCTGGTATTCTTCCAATTCTAGTTCACTGCCTGGATAGAGATGACAA TCCATCTCTTCAGTTCGAGGCAGCCTGGGCTTTGACCAACATTGCTTCAGGAACTTCTGAGCAAACACAGGCTGTAGTGCAGTCCA atGCAGTTCCCTTGTTCCTCAGGCTGCTGCACTCTCCCCATCAGAATGTGTGTGAACAAGCTGTCTGGGCACTGGGTAATATCATTG GTGATGGTCCCCAGTGCAGAGACTATGTGATTAGCCTTGGTGTGGTGAAGCCACTGCTGTCCTTCATCAGCCCCTCCATCCCCATCACCTTCCTGCGCAACGTCACTTGGGTCATGGTTAACCTCTGTCGTCACAAGGACCCTCCTCCACCCATGGAGACCATCCAAGAG ATTCTGCCCGCCCTGTGTGTTCTGATTCATCACACGGACGTGAAT ATCCTGGTCGATACGGTGTGGGCTCTGTCGTATCTGACCGACGCTGGAAACGAGCAGATCCAAATGGTCATTGACTCTGGCATCGTTCCTCACCTGGTGCCCCTTCTCAGCCACCAGGAGGTCAAAGTTCAG ACGGCAGCCCTGCGCGCGGTGGGGAATATTGTGACCGGGACAGATGAACAGACGCAGGTGGTCCTGAACTGCGATGCCCTGAGTCATTTCCCTGCCCTCCTCACTCACCCCAAGGAGAAAATCAATAAG GAGGCAGTGTGGTTTCTGTCCAACATCACAGCCGGAAACCAGCAGCAAGTCCAGGCAGTTATTGATGCCAACCTGGTGCCTATGATCATTCTTCTGCTTGACAAG GGCGATTTTGGCACACAGAAAGAGGCAGCCTGGGCCATCAGCAACCTTACAATAAGTGGTCGGAAAGATCAG GTGGCGTACCTTATTCAGCAGCAGGTCATTCCTCCCTTCTGCAACTTACTGACAGTGAAGGATGCTCAAGTGGTCCAGGTGGTTCTGGATGGCCTGAGCAATATTCTCAAAATGGCGGATGATGAGGCAGAGACCATTGCTAACCTGATTGAAGAATGTGGAG GCTTGGAGAAAATCGAACAGCTGCAAAATCATGAAAATGAGGACATCTACAAACTCGCTTACGAAATCATTGATCAGTTCTTCTCATCTGATGAT ATTGATGAAGACTCAAGTCTGGTTCCAGAGGCCATTCAGGGAGGAACGTATGGGTTCAATTCTTCAGCCAACGTGCCAGCAGAGGGGTTCCAGTTCTAG